One genomic region from Parerythrobacter aestuarii encodes:
- a CDS encoding isovaleryl-CoA dehydrogenase, with translation MRATPDFDFQLGESADMIRETVARFADEQIMPLAEKVDREDWFPRDLWQQMGELGLHGITVEEEHGGLGLGYLEHVIAVEEVSRASASVGLSYGAHSNLCLNQIRRWGNDEQKAKYLPKLISGEHVGSLAMSEAGAGSDVVSMKLRAEEVQGGYILNGTKFWITNAPEADTLVVYAKTDGQAGSRGITAFLIEKGDEGFSIGQKIEKVGMRGSPTAELVFDDCHIPEDRIMGPLNGGVGVLMSGLDYERVVLAGLQLGVMQACLDVVIPYLRERKQFGKPIGSFQLMQAKVADMYVALQSARAYTYAVAKSCDAGHTTRFDAAGAILLASENAFRVAAESVQALGGAGYTLDWPVERYMRDAKLLDIGAGTNEIRRMLIGRELIGAAG, from the coding sequence ATGCGAGCCACCCCCGATTTCGATTTCCAGCTCGGCGAAAGCGCCGACATGATCCGCGAGACCGTTGCGCGCTTTGCCGACGAACAGATCATGCCGCTTGCGGAGAAGGTCGACCGCGAAGACTGGTTTCCGCGCGACCTGTGGCAACAGATGGGCGAGCTGGGATTGCACGGGATTACCGTTGAGGAAGAGCATGGCGGGCTTGGCCTTGGCTATCTGGAGCACGTAATTGCGGTCGAGGAAGTCAGTCGGGCCAGCGCCTCGGTCGGCCTCAGCTATGGCGCGCATTCGAACCTGTGCCTCAACCAGATCCGCCGCTGGGGCAATGATGAGCAGAAAGCCAAGTACCTGCCCAAGCTGATCAGCGGCGAACATGTCGGCTCGCTCGCCATGTCCGAAGCCGGGGCCGGGTCCGACGTCGTTTCGATGAAGCTCAGGGCCGAGGAAGTCCAAGGCGGCTACATCCTCAACGGGACCAAGTTCTGGATCACCAATGCGCCAGAGGCCGATACACTGGTCGTCTATGCCAAGACCGACGGGCAGGCCGGCTCGCGCGGGATCACGGCATTCCTGATCGAGAAAGGCGATGAAGGGTTTTCGATTGGACAGAAAATCGAGAAGGTCGGCATGCGAGGCTCCCCCACCGCCGAGCTGGTGTTTGACGATTGCCACATCCCTGAAGACCGCATCATGGGCCCGCTCAACGGCGGCGTCGGCGTGCTTATGAGCGGGCTGGACTATGAGCGCGTGGTGCTCGCCGGCCTGCAGCTTGGGGTGATGCAGGCGTGCTTGGATGTCGTCATCCCCTATTTGCGTGAGCGCAAGCAGTTCGGCAAACCGATCGGCAGCTTCCAGCTGATGCAGGCCAAGGTCGCCGACATGTATGTCGCGCTGCAATCGGCCCGCGCTTACACCTATGCCGTCGCCAAGAGCTGCGACGCCGGCCACACGACGCGGTTCGATGCGGCGGGCGCGATCCTGCTCGCCAGCGAAAACGCCTTCCGTGTCGCTGCCGAAAGTGTGCAGGCGCTGGGCGGCGCAGGCTATACGCTCGATTGGCCGGTGGAGCGCTACATGCGCGATGCCAAGCTGCTCGATATCGGTGCCGGGACCAACGAAATCCGCCGTATGCTGATCGGGCGCGAATTGATCGGCGCGGCGGGGTGA
- a CDS encoding ATP-binding cassette domain-containing protein, producing the protein MAGDATTALRFESVTKAYGEVTAVDAVTLDVDRGCFVALVGASGSGKSTLLKTVNRLAEPSAGGVLFEGEDVAAQPLPALRRTIGYVFQSIGLFPHMSVAENIAIGPRLAGEKLSQERVAELLELVELDSSYSARMPNELSGGQRQRIGVARALAGEPRLLLMDEPFGALDPVTRDALGHRVRELHRDFGLTTVMVTHDMAEALLLADRVLVMDGGRIVADETPRALINGAGGEVAQALVAVPRAQADALAELEA; encoded by the coding sequence ATGGCGGGAGATGCAACCACGGCGCTGCGGTTTGAAAGCGTGACCAAGGCGTATGGTGAAGTAACCGCCGTAGATGCAGTGACACTGGATGTAGACCGGGGGTGCTTCGTTGCCCTCGTGGGCGCATCGGGGTCAGGCAAGTCGACTCTGCTCAAGACAGTCAACCGGCTGGCTGAACCGTCAGCAGGTGGGGTCCTGTTCGAAGGCGAGGATGTTGCCGCGCAGCCGCTCCCGGCGCTGCGTCGCACCATCGGCTACGTGTTCCAGTCGATTGGCCTGTTCCCGCATATGAGCGTAGCGGAGAATATCGCTATCGGACCGAGGCTGGCTGGCGAGAAACTGAGTCAGGAGCGGGTTGCCGAACTGCTCGAACTGGTCGAACTCGACAGCAGCTACTCCGCACGCATGCCGAATGAACTGTCCGGCGGGCAACGCCAGCGGATCGGGGTCGCTCGCGCGCTCGCGGGTGAGCCGCGACTGCTGTTGATGGATGAGCCCTTCGGAGCGCTCGACCCGGTGACACGCGATGCGCTGGGCCACCGGGTACGCGAGCTGCACCGCGACTTCGGGCTGACTACGGTGATGGTAACGCATGACATGGCCGAAGCGCTGTTGCTGGCTGACCGGGTGCTGGTGATGGACGGCGGCAGGATCGTTGCAGACGAGACTCCGCGCGCACTGATCAATGGGGCGGGCGGCGAGGTGGCGCAGGCGCTGGTGGCCGTGCCGCGCGCACAAGCCGATGCCCTCGCAGAGCTGGAAGCATGA
- a CDS encoding alpha/beta hydrolase, whose protein sequence is MKRILLLVAALIAMLPMSAHARVETIMVHSPSIEGNLEGNDATRKVHVILPPSYDEDPERRFPVVYYLHGYTTTADAQIERIDPDAAVEAFDGLEMIVVIPDSYTKRGGSFYGSGETVGNFERFIAVDLVTAIDTQFRTIAERESRGLAGHSMGGYGTLRIGMKYPQNYAALYPMAPCCTQPRVWADTDVKYETMDPDTLTREQFFDFGYFAYAAAFSPNPENPPYFFDRNVKDGAIDPMVQARWMANSPAVMLPQYVDALKSYDGIALDVGEQDFLLAEVKAMDAQLTQYGIDHDFMLFEGDHVNRVKERFAANLLPFFAAHLDGESED, encoded by the coding sequence ATGAAACGGATACTGCTGCTAGTCGCGGCGTTGATCGCGATGCTGCCCATGTCGGCGCACGCCCGGGTCGAGACCATCATGGTCCACAGCCCGTCGATCGAAGGCAATCTTGAAGGCAATGATGCGACCCGCAAGGTCCACGTTATCCTGCCGCCGAGTTATGACGAAGACCCCGAGCGGCGTTTCCCGGTGGTCTACTACCTTCACGGCTATACTACGACAGCGGATGCCCAGATCGAACGGATCGACCCCGATGCTGCGGTCGAGGCCTTCGACGGGCTGGAAATGATCGTCGTCATCCCTGACAGCTATACCAAGCGCGGCGGCAGCTTCTATGGCTCCGGCGAGACGGTCGGCAATTTCGAGCGCTTCATCGCCGTCGACCTTGTCACCGCAATCGACACCCAGTTCCGCACCATTGCCGAGCGCGAAAGTCGCGGCCTCGCCGGGCATTCCATGGGCGGCTATGGCACGCTGCGGATCGGGATGAAATACCCGCAAAACTACGCCGCGCTCTATCCGATGGCACCGTGCTGCACCCAGCCGCGCGTCTGGGCCGATACCGACGTCAAATACGAGACGATGGACCCGGACACGCTGACCCGCGAGCAGTTCTTCGACTTCGGCTATTTCGCTTATGCCGCTGCCTTCTCGCCCAATCCCGAAAACCCGCCTTACTTCTTCGACCGCAATGTGAAGGATGGCGCGATTGACCCGATGGTGCAGGCGCGCTGGATGGCGAATTCCCCGGCGGTGATGCTGCCGCAGTATGTCGATGCGCTGAAGAGCTATGACGGCATCGCGCTGGACGTCGGCGAGCAGGACTTCCTGCTGGCGGAGGTCAAGGCGATGGATGCACAGCTGACCCAGTATGGCATCGATCATGACTTCATGCTGTTCGAAGGCGATCATGTGAACCGGGTGAAGGAGCGCTTCGCGGCCAACCTGCTGCCGTTCTTCGCCGCGCATCTCGACGGCGAGAGCGAGGATTGA
- a CDS encoding class I SAM-dependent methyltransferase — MADDLGAIFRRLIRNTGPLSLTQFMGESNARYYDSRDPLGQGGDFITAPEISQMFGELIGLWLADMWINSGRPDDVEYVELGPGRATLAKDALRAAAKYGFQPEVNFVESSGALREVQAKAFPAAHFHHDLSTLPMDVPLMFVANEFLDALPVRQLVKTPEGWRERMVGLEGEDFAYVASGGTMDGAVPQGFRDVEPGTILETCPGAAATVYEVAGRLTEQGGAALFIDYGHAQLQPGSTLQAIRAHEKVDPFAEPGTADLTALVDFETLGRIAESRDVRHLGTVEQGAWLRSLGIEARAQALSAKAPHYAEEIHSAMQRLVAPDQMGSLFKVMGLAAPGWADGAGFSSD; from the coding sequence ATGGCAGACGACCTCGGAGCCATCTTCCGCCGGCTGATTCGCAACACAGGGCCGCTTTCGCTGACGCAGTTCATGGGCGAGAGCAACGCCCGCTATTACGACAGTCGTGATCCACTGGGGCAGGGTGGTGACTTCATAACCGCACCTGAGATCAGCCAGATGTTCGGGGAGCTGATCGGTTTGTGGCTCGCCGACATGTGGATCAACTCTGGCCGCCCGGACGATGTTGAATATGTCGAGCTTGGCCCGGGTCGTGCGACGCTGGCGAAGGACGCGCTGAGGGCGGCAGCAAAGTACGGTTTCCAGCCTGAAGTGAATTTCGTCGAGAGTTCCGGTGCGCTGCGCGAAGTGCAGGCCAAGGCGTTCCCGGCGGCGCATTTCCACCATGATTTGTCGACCCTGCCGATGGATGTCCCGCTGATGTTCGTCGCCAACGAATTCCTCGATGCGCTGCCGGTGCGCCAGCTGGTCAAGACCCCGGAAGGCTGGCGCGAGCGTATGGTCGGGCTCGAAGGCGAGGACTTCGCCTATGTAGCCAGTGGCGGGACCATGGACGGGGCGGTGCCGCAGGGCTTCCGCGATGTCGAACCCGGCACGATACTGGAAACATGCCCCGGGGCTGCAGCTACGGTCTACGAGGTTGCGGGACGATTGACAGAACAAGGCGGCGCGGCACTGTTCATCGACTATGGCCATGCGCAGCTCCAGCCGGGTTCGACCCTGCAAGCTATTCGCGCGCACGAAAAGGTCGATCCGTTTGCCGAACCGGGCACGGCAGACCTGACCGCCTTGGTCGATTTCGAGACGCTGGGCCGGATCGCCGAATCGCGCGATGTCCGCCACCTGGGGACTGTTGAACAAGGCGCATGGCTGCGCTCGCTCGGTATCGAAGCCCGGGCGCAGGCCTTGAGCGCCAAGGCCCCACACTATGCCGAAGAGATCCATTCGGCGATGCAGCGGCTGGTCGCACCCGACCAGATGGGCAGCCTGTTCAAGGTGATGGGGCTTGCTGCACCAGGCTGGGCTGACGGGGCTGGTTTCAGCAGCGATTAA
- a CDS encoding spermidine synthase family protein, producing the protein MSDAADIAATMGIDVFDIGPMRELYRPIARGDWELRVTEMAPCRGYWSPLQMTYGLVLLTRGEDTWMSLSPTEVESQVLGVEAAHRHVAIMGLGMGWVAAETAMRDEVSQVTIVERDPDVIALHKELDLFARLPGGVGEKVRIVEGDAFQWTPDTPVDLLMPDIWLPLVGGHRVADVALMQANVQAPLIYFWGQELEIARHAAGAGRTLDDEGVAETVAEFDLPILIPETADYPGKIRAAAAQWMRDNWFAPEHAAILEGAPTV; encoded by the coding sequence TTGAGCGACGCAGCGGACATTGCCGCCACCATGGGTATCGACGTCTTCGATATCGGACCCATGCGTGAACTCTACCGCCCGATAGCGCGGGGGGACTGGGAACTGCGGGTTACGGAAATGGCTCCCTGTCGCGGCTACTGGTCTCCGCTGCAGATGACCTACGGGCTGGTGCTGCTGACGCGCGGCGAAGACACCTGGATGTCGCTTTCGCCGACAGAAGTCGAAAGCCAGGTTCTCGGCGTCGAAGCGGCCCATCGCCATGTCGCCATCATGGGCCTCGGCATGGGCTGGGTCGCGGCGGAAACGGCGATGCGCGATGAAGTGTCGCAGGTCACTATCGTCGAGCGTGATCCGGATGTCATCGCCTTGCACAAAGAGCTGGACCTGTTCGCGCGCTTGCCCGGCGGCGTGGGAGAGAAAGTGCGGATCGTCGAAGGTGATGCGTTCCAATGGACACCGGATACGCCGGTCGACCTGCTGATGCCCGACATCTGGCTCCCGCTGGTCGGTGGGCACCGGGTCGCCGATGTCGCGCTGATGCAGGCGAATGTGCAGGCCCCGCTGATCTATTTCTGGGGGCAGGAGCTGGAGATCGCCCGCCATGCTGCTGGGGCCGGACGCACGCTGGACGACGAGGGTGTTGCTGAAACCGTGGCCGAGTTTGACCTCCCGATCCTGATCCCCGAAACAGCCGACTACCCCGGCAAGATCAGGGCCGCTGCAGCGCAGTGGATGCGCGACAACTGGTTTGCACCCGAACATGCCGCCATCCTCGAAGGCGCGCCGACGGTATGA
- a CDS encoding glycine betaine ABC transporter substrate-binding protein gives MSDIWTALMGLGDKLASHVVLAASAIALGIVVALPLAVWASRNATVSRLTLGFASLVQTIPALALLALFFPILLSLRVVFGEGLPTLGFLPALLALALYALLPILRNAVTARDNMAPGVLEAADGVGMTPWQKLRLVEAPLAAPYVMAGIRTAAVWTIGAATLSTTIGQPSLGDPIFAGLQTQNWSLVLAGCLASAALALVTDAILGTVERGFAVRKRVLVWGGAAVAALGIIASAWSLQGPGETSDEDAVVIAAKQFSEQYILARLIGSQLERAGYAVEYRDGLGSAVVHNAVSTGAIDISIDYTGTIWTNNLGRTDNPGREEMYRIIKDWEAERTGTLVFGKLGFENAYGLGMRQDRAEELGVSSIADLAPVAPRLVTGGDPEWFERPEWIAVRDAYGLKFARQRNFSPTFMYNALKSGEADVISAYTSDGRIVADKLVILDDPKGALPSYDAMIMIAPGRADDEGLMAALQPLVGAIDVELMREANLAVDRTDGKKISPVEAAAMIAGRIGLKP, from the coding sequence ATGAGCGACATCTGGACCGCGCTCATGGGGCTGGGAGACAAGCTCGCTTCCCATGTCGTGCTGGCAGCCAGCGCGATCGCTCTCGGTATCGTAGTGGCGCTGCCGCTGGCGGTGTGGGCGAGCCGCAATGCCACAGTCTCGCGCCTGACGCTGGGCTTTGCCAGCCTGGTGCAGACCATCCCCGCGTTGGCCTTGCTGGCGCTGTTCTTCCCGATCCTGCTCAGCCTTCGGGTCGTCTTTGGCGAAGGCCTGCCAACGCTGGGCTTCCTGCCCGCGCTGCTGGCACTGGCGCTTTACGCGCTGCTGCCGATCCTGCGCAATGCTGTCACCGCGCGCGACAACATGGCCCCCGGTGTGCTGGAGGCGGCAGACGGCGTGGGCATGACCCCATGGCAAAAACTGCGACTGGTCGAGGCCCCGCTCGCCGCGCCCTATGTGATGGCGGGCATCCGCACCGCGGCGGTGTGGACGATTGGTGCAGCGACGCTATCGACCACCATCGGCCAGCCGAGCCTCGGCGATCCGATCTTCGCCGGGTTGCAGACGCAGAACTGGTCGCTGGTGCTGGCGGGGTGCCTTGCATCGGCGGCGCTGGCGCTGGTCACCGACGCTATTCTCGGCACCGTTGAGCGCGGCTTCGCTGTGCGCAAGCGCGTGCTCGTATGGGGTGGCGCGGCGGTCGCAGCGCTTGGCATCATCGCCTCGGCATGGTCGCTCCAAGGTCCAGGAGAAACAAGCGACGAAGACGCAGTCGTCATCGCCGCCAAGCAATTCTCCGAGCAATATATCCTCGCCCGGCTGATAGGGTCGCAACTCGAGCGGGCCGGGTACGCGGTCGAATATCGCGACGGGCTGGGCTCGGCAGTGGTCCACAATGCGGTCAGCACCGGGGCGATCGATATCTCGATCGATTACACCGGCACGATCTGGACCAATAACCTGGGACGCACCGACAACCCGGGTCGCGAGGAAATGTATCGGATCATCAAGGACTGGGAGGCTGAGCGAACCGGCACGCTTGTGTTCGGCAAGCTGGGGTTCGAGAACGCCTATGGCCTTGGCATGCGGCAGGATCGCGCAGAAGAGCTAGGGGTGAGCAGCATCGCAGACCTTGCCCCTGTCGCCCCCCGGCTCGTCACCGGCGGTGATCCCGAATGGTTCGAGCGGCCCGAATGGATCGCGGTGCGCGATGCCTATGGCCTGAAGTTTGCCCGGCAGCGCAATTTCAGCCCCACCTTCATGTACAATGCACTCAAATCAGGCGAAGCCGATGTCATCAGCGCCTATACCTCAGACGGGCGGATCGTGGCCGACAAGCTCGTGATCCTCGATGACCCCAAAGGCGCGCTGCCCAGCTATGACGCGATGATCATGATTGCGCCGGGACGTGCGGATGACGAGGGTCTGATGGCCGCGCTGCAACCGCTGGTCGGCGCGATCGATGTCGAGCTGATGCGCGAAGCCAATCTCGCGGTCGACCGCACCGATGGTAAGAAGATCTCGCCGGTCGAAGCGGCAGCGATGATCGCTGGGCGGATCGGGCTGAAGCCCTAG
- the lgt gene encoding prolipoprotein diacylglyceryl transferase → MLSLLADAASQPIQWTDLGLRPYLFEIGGFQLRFYSLAYIGGLLLAYWHLSKMIKAPGAPMVQEHVDDLFFYCTLGVILGGRLGYAAFYTGSGTTKPNMFTTFSPGETVSWDLLRLWDGGMSFHGGVIGVVVAILFVAWRNNLNWLRVCDYIAVNVPFGMLLGRLANFVNGELYGRATDVPWAMIFPTGGEIARHPSQLYQAGLEGLLMMLILVPLFWKTNARWKPGLMVGVFTVGIAAARFINEFFREPDAQLAQRVIDTGLSQGQWLSIPMILVGLGVIFYALMKKPAGEPGKAA, encoded by the coding sequence GTGCTGTCACTATTGGCCGATGCCGCTTCCCAGCCGATCCAATGGACCGACCTGGGCTTGCGTCCCTACCTGTTCGAGATTGGCGGCTTTCAGCTGCGATTCTATTCGCTGGCCTATATTGGTGGTTTGCTGCTGGCCTATTGGCACCTGTCGAAGATGATCAAGGCACCAGGCGCACCTATGGTGCAAGAGCATGTCGACGATTTGTTCTTTTACTGCACGCTCGGCGTGATCCTCGGCGGCCGGCTGGGATATGCCGCTTTCTACACCGGCTCCGGCACAACCAAGCCCAACATGTTCACGACCTTCTCGCCCGGCGAGACTGTGAGCTGGGACCTGCTCAGGTTGTGGGACGGGGGCATGAGCTTCCACGGCGGGGTCATCGGCGTGGTCGTAGCGATCCTGTTCGTCGCCTGGCGCAACAATCTCAACTGGCTGCGCGTGTGCGACTATATCGCGGTCAACGTGCCCTTCGGCATGCTGCTCGGGCGGCTCGCCAATTTCGTCAATGGCGAGCTCTATGGTCGCGCCACCGACGTACCATGGGCAATGATCTTCCCGACCGGCGGTGAAATAGCCCGTCATCCCAGCCAGCTCTATCAGGCCGGGCTCGAAGGGCTGCTGATGATGCTGATCCTGGTGCCGCTGTTCTGGAAGACCAACGCTCGCTGGAAACCGGGCCTGATGGTTGGCGTGTTCACGGTCGGTATTGCCGCTGCACGCTTCATCAACGAGTTCTTCCGTGAGCCCGATGCGCAGCTGGCGCAGCGAGTCATCGACACGGGCCTCAGCCAGGGCCAGTGGCTGTCGATCCCAATGATCCTCGTCGGTCTCGGCGTGATCTTCTACGCGTTGATGAAGAAGCCTGCAGGCGAGCCCGGCAAGGCGGCCTGA
- a CDS encoding class I adenylate-forming enzyme family protein, producing MPTELDKTLDAIMDTLTAPGAPAETVPFTRNGTEMPALKNAPPSLAHYFAHYCNEHKDAEFLVDGDCRLTFGQAWGAACAVAAGLKNEHGMQKGDRVGIAARNSANWIVLYMGIIMGGGCATLLNGFSNGEELAAAIKLVDCKLVFADVGRAKRLEGTDHGAELVLFDHDCEPSEGLKVTWGDPTSVNPLDVGPDDLCTVLYTSGSTGLSKGAYSDHRGVVHGAMSYAVQSLMAFSYLEGEGNAPTTQACALLAVPLFHVTGEVPLLLQSFALGRKVVLMPKWDAGTALQLIQDEKVSYFAGVPLMTYEMATHPDRDKYDVSTCSGWAAGGAPRPPEHVTKIKDAFPEGNPLLGYGLTETNGVGCGNFNENYLAKPSSTGKASRPLVDLAILDDNGKPVPQGQVGEVSIRSVCNFLGYWDNEEATKAAFTDDMYFRTGDLGRLDEDDYLFIVDRKKDIIIRGGENITCIEVEEAIYAHDDIAECSVFGLPDERYGEIVGAVFLAKPGKTLTEEALRDFLSTRLASFKQPVIYWQETQSLPRLGTAKIDKRTLREKYTKEYLAGQAAT from the coding sequence ATGCCGACAGAGCTCGACAAGACCCTCGATGCCATCATGGACACGCTGACAGCGCCTGGCGCCCCGGCGGAAACGGTACCCTTCACACGCAACGGCACCGAGATGCCGGCGCTCAAGAACGCTCCGCCCAGCCTGGCACACTACTTTGCGCATTATTGCAACGAGCATAAAGACGCCGAGTTTCTCGTCGATGGCGATTGTCGCCTGACCTTCGGGCAAGCATGGGGTGCTGCCTGCGCGGTCGCTGCAGGCCTCAAGAACGAGCATGGCATGCAGAAGGGCGACCGGGTCGGCATTGCTGCGCGCAATTCGGCCAACTGGATCGTGCTCTACATGGGCATCATCATGGGCGGCGGCTGCGCGACATTGCTCAACGGTTTCTCCAATGGCGAAGAGCTGGCGGCGGCGATCAAGCTGGTCGACTGCAAGCTGGTGTTCGCCGACGTAGGCCGCGCCAAGCGGCTCGAAGGAACCGACCATGGTGCCGAGCTGGTGCTGTTCGACCATGACTGCGAGCCGAGTGAAGGCCTCAAAGTCACCTGGGGCGACCCGACGAGCGTGAACCCGCTCGACGTCGGGCCGGACGACCTGTGCACCGTGCTCTACACCTCGGGCTCGACCGGTCTGTCCAAGGGTGCCTATTCCGATCACCGCGGCGTCGTCCACGGTGCCATGAGCTATGCCGTACAGTCGCTGATGGCTTTCAGTTACCTTGAAGGCGAAGGCAACGCTCCGACTACGCAGGCCTGCGCGCTGCTCGCCGTGCCGCTGTTCCACGTTACCGGCGAAGTGCCGCTGCTGCTGCAGAGCTTCGCGCTGGGCCGCAAGGTCGTGCTGATGCCCAAATGGGATGCCGGGACCGCGCTCCAGCTGATCCAGGACGAGAAGGTCAGCTATTTCGCCGGCGTGCCGCTGATGACCTATGAGATGGCGACGCACCCGGATCGCGACAAATACGATGTCTCGACCTGTTCCGGCTGGGCTGCCGGCGGCGCGCCGCGGCCGCCCGAGCATGTCACCAAGATCAAGGACGCCTTCCCCGAAGGCAACCCGCTGCTCGGCTATGGCCTGACGGAAACCAACGGCGTGGGCTGCGGCAATTTCAACGAGAACTACCTCGCCAAGCCTTCCAGCACCGGCAAGGCCAGCCGTCCGCTGGTCGACCTTGCGATCCTCGACGACAATGGCAAGCCTGTGCCCCAGGGCCAGGTCGGCGAAGTCAGCATCCGTTCGGTCTGCAACTTCCTCGGCTATTGGGACAATGAGGAAGCGACCAAGGCCGCGTTCACCGACGACATGTATTTCCGCACCGGCGACCTCGGGCGGCTCGACGAAGACGATTATCTCTTCATCGTCGACCGCAAGAAGGACATCATCATCCGTGGCGGCGAAAACATCACCTGCATCGAAGTCGAAGAAGCGATCTACGCCCATGACGACATCGCCGAATGCAGCGTCTTCGGCTTGCCGGACGAGCGCTATGGCGAGATTGTCGGCGCGGTGTTCCTCGCCAAGCCGGGCAAGACGCTGACGGAAGAAGCCTTGCGCGATTTCCTGTCGACACGCCTTGCTTCGTTCAAGCAGCCGGTGATCTACTGGCAGGAAACCCAGTCGCTGCCGCGGCTTGGCACAGCCAAGATCGACAAGCGCACCTTGCGCGAGAAATACACCAAGGAATATCTCGCGGGGCAGGCGGCGACTTGA
- a CDS encoding DUF2147 domain-containing protein yields the protein MIRNIAFAAAALFAVASPASAADSIAGSWVTTEKDSVITIARCGSSYCGKLSRFLKAPPNGAGQKDVNNPNPKLRSRTLLGTPLLTGLTEDGDLWRGTIYDPRNGKSYRSVVRRKSATVLEVKGCLGPFCQTQLWRKAS from the coding sequence ATGATCCGAAATATTGCCTTTGCTGCCGCCGCGTTATTCGCCGTTGCCAGTCCCGCTTCCGCGGCGGACTCGATTGCCGGAAGCTGGGTGACGACGGAGAAGGATTCGGTCATCACCATAGCAAGATGCGGCAGCAGCTATTGCGGCAAGCTGTCCAGATTTCTGAAGGCCCCTCCCAATGGTGCCGGCCAGAAGGACGTCAACAACCCCAACCCAAAGCTGCGCAGCCGTACGTTGTTGGGGACACCACTCCTGACCGGGCTGACCGAGGATGGCGACCTGTGGCGCGGCACGATCTACGATCCGCGCAATGGCAAGAGCTACCGCTCCGTCGTGCGCCGCAAGAGCGCGACGGTGCTGGAAGTGAAGGGTTGCCTCGGCCCGTTCTGCCAGACCCAGCTGTGGCGCAAGGCGAGCTAG